The following proteins are encoded in a genomic region of Sulfurovum indicum:
- the acs gene encoding acetate--CoA ligase yields MTEELYFPNEERFRDAAIKSMDEYHALMDKAKEDYEGFWGDLAKEKISWFKPFTKILNEENAPFYKWFEDGELNVAYQCVDRHLATRKNKAAIIFEGDNGDQKVLTYRELFYEVNKTANLFKNQFNIKKGDRVVLYMPMIPEAAISMLACAKIGAIHSVVFGGFSAEALRDRIIDAQAKLVVTADGAFRKGRPYMLKPVVDQALEEGCECVEAVCVVERNGEDIHWEAGRDYAYYELVKSQSSQCEPVAVEAEHPLFLLYTSGSTGKPKGVQHSSAGYILWAQLTMEWVFDIKENDTYWCTADVGWITGHTYIVYGPLAAGATTVMFEGVPTFPDAGRCWRMVEEYQINQFYTAPTAIRLLHKTGADEPGKYDLSSLRILGTVGEPIDPAAWKWYYEEVGGGRCSIVDTYWQTETGGHVISPLPGATPIKPGCATFPLPGIMAEVIEEDGTPTPAGEKGFACITKPWPSMIRNIWGDPDRFVKSYFGDCKKEGKPVYFTGDGAMIDADGYITITGRTDDVINVSGHRMGTAEVEAAIKKHENVAAVAVVGKPHDIKGEGIFAYVVLKNDEGVADELETMKEINTIIKSEIGAIALCDDMAFVPDLPKTRSGKIMRRILRSLVKGEKITQDTSTLEDPGIVTKIEEIIQCKC; encoded by the coding sequence ATGACAGAAGAACTCTACTTTCCGAATGAAGAACGCTTCAGGGATGCAGCGATCAAGAGTATGGATGAGTACCATGCACTGATGGACAAAGCAAAAGAGGATTATGAAGGTTTCTGGGGAGACCTTGCCAAAGAGAAGATCTCATGGTTCAAGCCTTTCACCAAGATACTGAATGAAGAGAATGCACCATTCTACAAGTGGTTCGAAGATGGTGAGCTCAATGTTGCATACCAGTGTGTAGACAGACACCTTGCAACAAGAAAAAACAAAGCAGCAATAATCTTTGAAGGTGACAATGGTGATCAGAAGGTACTGACCTACCGTGAACTCTTCTATGAAGTGAACAAAACAGCCAATCTCTTCAAGAACCAGTTCAATATAAAAAAGGGGGACAGGGTCGTACTCTATATGCCGATGATCCCGGAAGCGGCGATATCTATGCTGGCATGTGCCAAGATCGGTGCGATCCACTCTGTGGTATTCGGCGGCTTCTCGGCAGAAGCGCTGAGAGACCGCATTATCGATGCACAGGCAAAGCTGGTCGTGACAGCAGACGGTGCCTTTAGAAAAGGAAGACCGTATATGCTCAAGCCGGTAGTTGACCAGGCACTTGAAGAGGGGTGTGAGTGTGTCGAGGCAGTCTGTGTTGTTGAACGTAACGGTGAAGATATCCACTGGGAGGCCGGACGTGACTATGCCTACTATGAGCTGGTGAAGAGTCAATCCTCTCAATGCGAACCGGTAGCTGTTGAGGCAGAGCACCCGCTGTTTCTTCTTTATACTTCAGGAAGTACAGGAAAACCAAAAGGAGTACAGCACTCCAGTGCAGGATATATTCTCTGGGCTCAGTTGACAATGGAGTGGGTTTTTGACATTAAAGAGAATGATACCTACTGGTGTACAGCAGATGTTGGATGGATCACCGGCCATACCTATATTGTTTACGGTCCGCTGGCTGCAGGAGCAACGACTGTAATGTTTGAAGGGGTACCTACTTTCCCGGATGCCGGACGATGCTGGAGAATGGTGGAAGAGTACCAGATCAATCAGTTCTATACGGCACCGACAGCTATCAGACTGCTGCATAAGACGGGAGCAGATGAACCGGGAAAATATGATCTTAGTTCACTGCGTATCCTTGGAACAGTCGGAGAGCCTATTGACCCTGCTGCATGGAAGTGGTACTATGAAGAGGTAGGAGGAGGCAGATGTTCCATTGTTGATACCTACTGGCAGACAGAGACAGGAGGGCATGTGATCAGTCCGCTTCCCGGAGCAACACCGATCAAACCGGGATGTGCAACCTTCCCGCTTCCGGGTATTATGGCAGAGGTTATAGAAGAGGACGGTACACCGACACCGGCAGGGGAAAAAGGGTTCGCCTGTATTACCAAACCCTGGCCAAGTATGATCAGGAATATCTGGGGAGACCCGGATAGGTTTGTAAAATCTTATTTCGGTGACTGCAAAAAAGAGGGTAAACCAGTCTATTTTACAGGTGACGGTGCAATGATAGATGCGGATGGATACATCACTATTACAGGACGTACCGATGATGTCATCAACGTCTCCGGACACAGAATGGGAACTGCAGAAGTAGAAGCAGCCATCAAAAAACATGAGAATGTTGCAGCTGTTGCCGTAGTCGGCAAGCCGCATGATATTAAAGGCGAAGGGATCTTTGCCTATGTGGTCCTCAAAAATGATGAGGGTGTGGCAGATGAACTTGAAACCATGAAAGAGATCAATACTATCATCAAATCCGAGATAGGTGCGATCGCATTGTGTGACGATATGGCTTTTGTACCAGATCTTCCGAAAACACGTTCGGGCAAGATCATGCGACGTATACTGAGAAGCCTTGTCAAAGGTGAGAAGATCACTCAGGATACGTCGACACTTGAAGACCCGGGTATTGTAACAAAGATCGAAGAGATCATTCAGTGCAAATGCTGA
- a CDS encoding 3'-5' exonuclease: MFDALKQKWNRKKLTDERFAFLFDAPPENEVVVFDCETTGLDPKRDDIVSIGAVKIRENRILVNEALHIFVKQSRQISHESIAIHHIRHCDLNDAVSIEEAMERFLYFIGSRTLVGYFLEFDLAMINKYIKPMIGITLPNRREELSAIYYDRKIPMIPQGNIDLRFNTIIKDLSLPELQAHDALNDAVMTAMAYLKLTQKHYT, encoded by the coding sequence CCGGAAAAAACTGACGGATGAACGTTTTGCATTTCTGTTTGATGCTCCTCCTGAAAATGAAGTAGTGGTCTTTGACTGCGAAACCACAGGACTCGACCCCAAAAGAGACGATATTGTTTCCATAGGGGCAGTAAAGATCAGAGAGAACAGGATACTTGTGAACGAAGCGCTCCATATTTTTGTCAAACAGAGCAGACAGATCAGCCATGAGAGCATTGCCATTCATCACATCCGCCACTGTGATCTGAATGATGCTGTTTCCATAGAAGAAGCTATGGAGAGATTCCTCTACTTCATAGGAAGCAGAACGCTGGTCGGGTATTTTCTTGAATTTGACCTTGCCATGATCAACAAATACATCAAGCCGATGATAGGCATCACGCTTCCCAACAGGAGAGAGGAGCTCTCCGCGATCTATTATGACCGCAAGATCCCCATGATCCCGCAGGGAAATATTGACCTGCGTTTCAATACGATCATCAAGGATCTCTCACTGCCGGAACTTCAGGCACATGATGCACTCAATGATGCGGTTATGACAGCAATGGCTTACCTGAAACTCACCCAAAAACATTATACATGA
- a CDS encoding endonuclease/exonuclease/phosphatase family protein, which produces MLIPSQVHHNYCHHECLSVLPDSFGLICWNVYKKNRLNDRFRSFMQKEIEKKKIDFLLFQEASFKADRPCLFEGFAFDAAANIEYRRSFYGVLTASRTVSKEARAFLSESKEAFFATRKSFLLTNYRYEDGSELLIVNIHAINFRENRSYNKETDRLLELLSVHTGPMIVAGDFNTWNQKRVTKLSGIRKALGLAMVPYGKDESVKSMFGNHLDFIFYRGLELLAYEVLEEDGISDHNPLFARFRKK; this is translated from the coding sequence ATGCTCATACCTTCGCAAGTTCACCATAACTATTGTCATCATGAATGTCTTAGCGTTCTACCGGACTCTTTTGGCCTCATTTGCTGGAATGTCTATAAAAAGAACCGTTTGAATGATCGCTTCAGATCATTTATGCAAAAAGAGATAGAGAAGAAAAAAATTGACTTCCTTCTTTTTCAGGAGGCCAGTTTTAAAGCAGACAGACCTTGTCTGTTCGAGGGATTTGCATTTGATGCTGCTGCAAATATAGAGTACAGAAGATCCTTTTACGGTGTATTGACCGCCAGCAGAACCGTTTCCAAAGAGGCCAGAGCATTTCTCTCCGAATCGAAAGAGGCTTTTTTTGCTACACGTAAAAGTTTTCTTCTGACAAACTACAGATATGAAGATGGAAGTGAATTGCTTATTGTGAACATACATGCGATCAACTTTCGGGAGAACAGAAGCTACAATAAAGAGACAGACAGACTGTTGGAACTTTTAAGCGTTCATACCGGACCGATGATCGTTGCCGGTGACTTCAATACATGGAACCAAAAAAGGGTAACAAAACTTTCTGGTATCAGAAAAGCTCTCGGACTGGCTATGGTACCCTATGGAAAAGATGAGAGTGTCAAGTCTATGTTCGGAAATCATCTGGATTTCATATTCTACAGAGGATTGGAGCTGCTTGCATATGAGGTATTGGAGGAGGATGGTATCTCAGACCACAATCCGCTTTTTGCCCGGTTTAGGAAAAAGTGA
- a CDS encoding uracil-DNA glycosylase has translation MKNLKNALLLKQLYQLRQLGYKYTSATVYKEDEPDLSLPDTLEKLKVQAQQCHLCELSKSRSSVVFGEGSPQADIMFIGEAPGVTEDSMGKPFTGRSGELLTKMIENVLLIKREEVYITNIVKCRPPDNRVPTPTEAHTCYSFLLKQIELVKPKLIVTLGGTAYHYMTGDETGISKIRGTLHQQNGYTLIPTYHPSFLLRNPSAKKEVFEDLKKVKALMEQF, from the coding sequence ATGAAAAACCTCAAAAATGCCCTTCTTCTCAAACAGCTTTACCAACTCAGACAGTTAGGGTACAAATACACCTCTGCAACTGTTTACAAAGAAGATGAGCCTGATCTTTCCCTGCCTGATACACTGGAAAAGCTCAAAGTACAGGCACAGCAGTGTCATCTTTGCGAATTAAGCAAGAGTCGCAGCAGTGTTGTCTTTGGAGAGGGGAGTCCGCAAGCAGATATCATGTTCATAGGAGAAGCTCCCGGAGTGACCGAGGACAGCATGGGGAAACCCTTTACAGGACGTTCTGGAGAACTTCTTACAAAGATGATAGAGAATGTACTTCTCATCAAGCGTGAAGAGGTCTATATCACCAATATTGTCAAGTGCCGGCCACCGGATAACCGTGTACCTACCCCTACAGAAGCACACACATGCTACTCTTTTCTACTCAAACAGATAGAGCTTGTCAAACCCAAACTTATCGTAACACTTGGCGGTACAGCGTACCACTACATGACAGGAGATGAAACTGGCATTAGCAAAATAAGAGGGACACTGCATCAACAGAACGGATATACCCTCATCCCTACCTATCATCCCAGTTTTCTGCTAAGAAATCCGAGTGCAAAAAAAGAAGTATTCGAAGATCTGAAGAAAGTGAAAGCGTTGATGGAACAGTTTTAA
- a CDS encoding class II SORL domain-containing protein translates to MPKINKYVDIDTVEREAKKDLIDRHSPFITVEGEAKKGEMLAVNVKMGQEYTHPDDFDHYIESITLFDGDTKLAMATFVPGTLGNEKSHAEVTFNIRPTKSKLKLVAHGYCTKHGIWESTPVEVTVAD, encoded by the coding sequence ATGCCAAAGATCAATAAGTATGTAGATATCGACACCGTCGAAAGAGAAGCGAAAAAAGACCTTATAGACAGACATTCACCGTTCATCACTGTAGAGGGTGAAGCAAAAAAAGGTGAAATGCTTGCAGTAAACGTAAAAATGGGTCAGGAGTATACGCATCCTGATGATTTCGATCACTATATCGAGTCTATTACACTTTTTGACGGTGATACAAAACTTGCAATGGCTACTTTCGTACCGGGGACACTCGGAAACGAAAAATCCCATGCTGAAGTAACTTTCAACATTAGACCAACCAAAAGCAAACTTAAGCTTGTGGCTCACGGATACTGTACAAAACACGGTATCTGGGAATCTACTCCTGTTGAAGTGACTGTAGCAGACTAA
- the acs gene encoding acetate--CoA ligase produces MKEHRPVYQPNPEFAQNAAIKSMDEYWELQNKAKEDYEGFWKEYADEKIDWLAPYDQVLDESNAPFYKWFVNGKLNVCNQCVDRHLADKAEKTAILFEGDRGDVEHITYAELSLRVNRMANLLREKFGVVKGDRVVLYMPMIPEAAYAMLACARIGAIHSIVFGGFSAEALKDRIEDAEAKLVITADGAYRKGKPYMLKQVVDDALSQGGKSVEAVLVVKRNNEEINWVEGRDHNYNELIGEQHAECPYEVMDSEDPLFLLYTSGSTGKPKGVQHSSAGYILWAQMTMEWVFDIKDKDVYWCTADIGWITGHTYIIYGPLAAGATTVMFEGVPTYPDAGRAWKMVQDHKISQFYTAPTAIRVLHKMGEDEPTKYDLSSLKVLGTVGEPIDPPAWKWYYEVVGNSRCAIVDTWWQTETGGHMISPLPGATPIKPACATFPLPGIMAEVIDPDGTPKEAGETGLLCITKPWPSMIRTIWGDPARYEKSYFGDAVKDGKPVYFSGDGAVIDEDGYITITGRVDDVINVSGHRMGTAEIEAAVKKDDSVAEVAVVARPHDIKGESIFIYIVLKEGHINKDIKNHINALLSSEIGNIAKADHIVEVPGLPKTRSGKIMRRILRSIAKGEEITQDISTLEDSSIVEQIISKAREA; encoded by the coding sequence ATGAAAGAACACAGACCTGTATATCAGCCCAATCCAGAATTTGCACAAAATGCCGCCATTAAAAGTATGGATGAGTACTGGGAACTGCAAAACAAGGCAAAAGAGGACTACGAAGGTTTCTGGAAAGAGTATGCCGATGAGAAGATCGACTGGCTTGCTCCCTATGACCAGGTCCTTGATGAGAGTAATGCACCGTTTTACAAATGGTTCGTTAACGGAAAGCTCAATGTCTGTAACCAGTGTGTAGACAGACACCTTGCAGACAAGGCGGAGAAGACGGCGATCCTTTTTGAAGGAGACAGAGGTGATGTTGAACACATTACCTATGCTGAGCTCTCTCTGCGTGTCAACAGAATGGCGAATCTGCTTAGAGAAAAGTTTGGTGTAGTAAAAGGGGACAGGGTCGTACTTTATATGCCGATGATCCCGGAAGCAGCCTACGCGATGCTGGCATGTGCAAGAATAGGTGCGATCCACTCTATCGTCTTTGGCGGCTTCTCTGCAGAAGCACTTAAAGACCGTATAGAAGATGCCGAGGCGAAACTTGTTATTACCGCTGACGGTGCTTACAGAAAAGGTAAACCGTATATGCTCAAGCAGGTGGTTGATGATGCACTTAGCCAGGGCGGCAAGAGTGTAGAAGCGGTACTTGTCGTAAAAAGAAACAATGAAGAGATCAACTGGGTAGAAGGAAGAGACCACAACTATAATGAACTGATCGGTGAGCAGCATGCAGAGTGCCCTTATGAGGTCATGGACAGTGAGGATCCCCTTTTCCTTCTTTATACTTCAGGCAGTACCGGAAAGCCAAAAGGGGTACAGCACTCCAGTGCCGGGTATATCCTCTGGGCACAGATGACCATGGAATGGGTATTTGACATTAAAGATAAAGATGTTTACTGGTGTACTGCGGATATCGGATGGATCACAGGTCATACTTACATCATTTACGGACCGCTTGCAGCAGGTGCGACAACAGTGATGTTCGAAGGTGTACCGACCTATCCTGATGCAGGACGTGCATGGAAAATGGTACAGGATCATAAGATAAGCCAGTTCTATACAGCACCGACAGCGATCCGTGTACTGCATAAAATGGGAGAAGATGAGCCAACAAAGTATGATCTCTCTTCGCTCAAAGTTCTTGGTACGGTGGGAGAGCCTATCGATCCTCCGGCATGGAAGTGGTACTATGAGGTGGTAGGGAACAGCAGGTGTGCTATTGTCGATACCTGGTGGCAGACAGAAACAGGCGGGCATATGATCTCTCCTCTTCCGGGAGCAACACCGATCAAACCGGCATGTGCAACCTTCCCTCTTCCAGGTATTATGGCAGAGGTTATTGACCCTGACGGAACACCAAAAGAGGCAGGTGAGACAGGACTGCTCTGTATCACAAAGCCGTGGCCGAGTATGATACGTACTATCTGGGGAGACCCCGCACGTTATGAGAAGTCCTATTTCGGTGATGCGGTCAAAGATGGCAAACCGGTCTACTTCTCCGGTGACGGTGCAGTGATAGACGAGGATGGCTACATCACCATTACAGGTCGCGTGGATGATGTCATCAATGTTTCAGGACACCGTATGGGTACTGCCGAGATCGAAGCTGCGGTCAAGAAAGATGACTCGGTGGCAGAAGTAGCGGTCGTTGCAAGACCGCATGATATCAAAGGTGAGTCTATCTTTATCTACATTGTGCTCAAAGAGGGGCATATTAACAAAGATATAAAAAACCACATCAATGCACTGCTCTCTTCCGAGATAGGGAATATTGCCAAAGCAGACCACATTGTAGAGGTACCGGGACTGCCGAAAACACGTTCAGGCAAGATTATGAGAAGAATTCTTCGTTCTATTGCCAAAGGGGAGGAGATCACGCAGGATATCTCGACACTTGAAGATTCGTCCATTGTTGAACAGATCATCAGCAAAGCAAGAGAAGCGTAA
- the ppsA gene encoding phosphoenolpyruvate synthase — MAAYIKWFKELGINDIEIVGGKNASLGEMYRHLTAKGVRVPNGFAVTVEAYNDILEYNDAWEKLHEQLDDLDPNNVTQLQERGAACRKIIQECEIPEKIQAEILEGYRALREEYGAGLSLAVRSSATAEDSPEASFAGQNETYLNISSDEALLDAYKRCLASNFTDRSLHYKYDHGFDYFKVHLSVVVMKMVRSDIGASGVMFSIDTETGFEDVVFINAAYGLGENVVQGTVDPDSFYVHKPTFKKGYRAVLKRRLGGKALKMVFADREETTRVAAAYTMNIETTSEERKRFSISDEDIMILAEYAIKVEHHYSQEAGYCKPMDMEWAKDGLDGQIYMVQARPETVESQKRGTVLEIYRLKERGKVLVTGRAVGTRIGTGKVRYISDAKALKEFKAGEVLLAETTTPDWEPIMKIASAIITKRGGRTCHAAIVSRELGIPAVVGAENATEILKDGQEVTVSCAEGENGQVYEGKVDFEIVRTDLSKLPKTRTDIMMNLGNPDIAFSLASLPVDGIGLARMEFIINEYIKAHPMALKHPEKVDEATRKKLQILSGPFGSMEEFFIKSLSEGVATIAAAVYPKPCVVRMSDFKSNEYATLLGGKFFEPHEENPMIGFRGASRYTHPAYEEGFALECAAMKRVREEMGFENVILMIPFCRRVEEGKRVVETMEKFGLKKGKRGLKIYVMCEIPNNVISIDSFSEIFDGFSIGSNDLTQLTLGVDRDSEIVAFDYEERDPGVLKMIKMAVEGAKRNNRHSGICGQAPSDYPDVAEYLVKLGIDSISLNPDSVLSTLPKIVEFEKKFGRE, encoded by the coding sequence GTGGCTGCATATATCAAATGGTTTAAAGAGCTTGGTATTAATGATATAGAGATCGTGGGTGGGAAAAATGCTTCTTTGGGAGAGATGTACCGTCATTTGACAGCGAAAGGAGTTCGGGTACCCAATGGCTTTGCTGTTACTGTTGAAGCCTATAACGATATACTTGAGTATAACGATGCATGGGAAAAACTGCATGAACAGCTCGATGATCTTGACCCTAATAACGTGACCCAGCTTCAGGAGCGCGGTGCGGCATGCCGGAAGATCATACAGGAGTGTGAGATACCTGAAAAGATTCAAGCAGAGATACTCGAAGGGTATCGTGCTCTGAGAGAGGAGTATGGAGCGGGCCTTTCCCTTGCTGTACGCTCCTCCGCAACGGCAGAGGATTCTCCTGAGGCCTCTTTTGCCGGGCAGAATGAAACCTACCTGAATATTTCCTCAGATGAAGCACTGCTGGATGCCTACAAACGCTGTCTTGCTTCAAACTTCACCGACCGTTCCCTTCACTACAAATACGATCACGGGTTTGATTATTTCAAAGTCCATCTATCTGTTGTTGTCATGAAAATGGTGCGCAGTGATATCGGGGCCAGTGGTGTGATGTTCAGTATCGATACGGAGACGGGCTTTGAAGATGTCGTCTTTATAAATGCTGCATACGGACTGGGAGAGAATGTTGTACAGGGTACGGTGGATCCTGACAGTTTCTATGTGCACAAACCGACCTTTAAAAAAGGATATCGGGCTGTTTTAAAGCGGAGACTGGGCGGCAAGGCACTTAAAATGGTCTTTGCCGACAGAGAGGAGACCACGAGGGTTGCCGCAGCGTATACCATGAACATAGAAACGACCAGTGAGGAGAGAAAACGTTTCAGCATAAGTGATGAGGATATCATGATCCTGGCAGAGTATGCCATTAAAGTGGAACATCACTACTCTCAAGAGGCTGGATACTGCAAACCGATGGATATGGAGTGGGCCAAAGATGGTCTGGATGGTCAGATATACATGGTGCAGGCACGTCCGGAAACGGTTGAGTCACAGAAGAGGGGAACAGTTCTGGAGATCTACCGGCTTAAAGAAAGAGGCAAAGTGCTGGTGACCGGACGTGCCGTGGGAACCAGAATAGGTACCGGAAAAGTACGGTATATCTCAGACGCAAAGGCTCTGAAGGAGTTTAAAGCAGGAGAGGTACTCCTGGCAGAGACTACGACCCCTGACTGGGAGCCGATCATGAAGATCGCTTCGGCCATTATTACAAAGAGAGGAGGGCGTACTTGCCATGCAGCGATAGTCAGTCGTGAACTTGGTATTCCTGCGGTAGTAGGTGCAGAGAATGCGACGGAAATACTTAAAGATGGACAGGAGGTGACCGTCAGCTGTGCAGAGGGAGAGAACGGTCAGGTCTATGAAGGAAAAGTTGATTTTGAGATCGTTCGGACAGACCTAAGCAAGCTGCCCAAAACCAGAACGGATATTATGATGAACCTCGGTAATCCAGATATTGCCTTTTCACTGGCTTCTCTGCCTGTGGACGGTATCGGACTGGCACGGATGGAATTCATCATTAATGAATATATCAAAGCACATCCGATGGCTCTCAAACATCCTGAAAAGGTAGATGAAGCGACAAGAAAAAAACTGCAGATACTTAGTGGACCGTTCGGTTCTATGGAGGAGTTTTTTATTAAAAGTCTTTCAGAGGGTGTAGCTACAATAGCGGCTGCAGTCTATCCCAAACCCTGTGTGGTACGCATGAGCGATTTCAAGTCCAACGAATATGCCACACTGCTTGGCGGAAAATTCTTCGAGCCCCATGAGGAGAACCCTATGATCGGTTTTAGGGGGGCATCACGCTATACCCACCCGGCGTATGAAGAGGGGTTCGCTCTTGAGTGTGCCGCGATGAAACGGGTACGTGAAGAGATGGGATTTGAGAATGTCATCCTGATGATCCCTTTCTGCCGCCGTGTCGAAGAGGGAAAACGTGTCGTAGAAACGATGGAGAAATTCGGTCTTAAAAAGGGGAAGAGAGGACTGAAGATCTATGTGATGTGTGAGATCCCCAATAATGTCATATCTATCGACAGTTTCAGTGAGATATTTGACGGCTTCAGTATCGGCAGTAACGACCTGACGCAACTGACCCTTGGAGTGGACCGTGACAGTGAGATCGTAGCATTTGACTATGAAGAACGTGATCCCGGTGTTTTAAAAATGATCAAAATGGCGGTTGAGGGTGCCAAAAGAAACAATCGTCACAGCGGGATCTGCGGTCAGGCACCTTCAGACTATCCGGATGTGGCGGAGTACCTGGTCAAACTGGGGATCGACTCCATCAGTCTCAACCCCGACTCCGTACTCAGTACACTGCCAAAGATCGTAGAATTTGAAAAAAAGTTTGGCAGAGAATAG